In Pseudomonas poae, a single genomic region encodes these proteins:
- a CDS encoding DsbA family protein gives MSARLLYVMDPMCSWCWGFAPVAAALVEQAHAAGVELHLVVGGLRTGSGAALEPTTRRYILEHWQAVTEATGQPFKREGALPDGFVYDTEPACRAIVTARSLAPDCAWTLLGLIQRAFYVEGRDVTLASVLVELAEEAGIPRIEFAGAFDRAEQHAATAADFTWVQDLGIAGFPTLLAERNGQLALLTNGYQPLSELSPLLARWLERASCA, from the coding sequence ATGTCCGCGCGCCTGCTCTATGTAATGGACCCGATGTGTTCCTGGTGCTGGGGCTTTGCCCCGGTGGCCGCAGCGTTGGTTGAGCAGGCCCACGCGGCCGGCGTGGAGCTGCACCTGGTGGTGGGCGGCTTGCGCACCGGCAGCGGCGCGGCATTGGAGCCGACCACGCGACGCTACATCCTTGAGCACTGGCAGGCGGTCACCGAGGCTACTGGCCAGCCGTTCAAGCGCGAAGGCGCGTTGCCCGACGGTTTTGTGTATGACACCGAACCCGCGTGCCGCGCCATTGTGACGGCGCGCAGCCTGGCACCCGATTGTGCGTGGACGCTGCTGGGGCTGATCCAGCGCGCGTTTTATGTCGAGGGCCGCGACGTGACCCTCGCCAGTGTGCTGGTGGAACTGGCCGAGGAGGCGGGCATCCCGCGTATCGAGTTTGCTGGCGCGTTCGATCGTGCCGAGCAACACGCGGCAACCGCTGCCGATTTTACCTGGGTGCAGGATCTTGGCATCGCCGGTTTCCCGACGTTGTTGGCTGAGCGCAATGGTCAGTTGGCGTTGTTGACTAACGGCTATCAACCGCTGTCCGAGCTTTCGCCACTGCTCGCCCGATGGCTGGAGCGAGCAAGCTGTGCATGA